The following is a genomic window from Maledivibacter sp..
TCTGTATGCAACATATATTTTTATTTTAGCCGGAGTTACAGATGTTTTAGATGGATATTTAGCTAGGAAGTATGATCTAATCACAAAATGGGGGCAAGCCATGGATCCTCTAGCGGATAAATTAATGCTTCTTACTGTGCTGATATGCTTTACAATTAAGGGATATCTACCTATTTGGGTGATTACTATTGTTGGGCTTAAAGAGATTTTAATGATTATTGGAGGACTTTTTCTTTACTACAGAAAGGATAAGGTTGTTATTCCAGCAAATAAATTTGGGAAAATGGCTACAGTAGTTTTTTATATAGCTATCCTATATATGGCCTTTAAGCTACCATATAGTATAGTGTTAATATATTTTGCAATAATATTTGCCCTATTTGCTTTGATTAAATATTTCCAAAACTTTAGAGAATTGCATAAAAAATCTTCTGATTAGGATAAATGGGGAAATATGAATATTATTAAGATGAATGGGATGGTTCTAGGCATTTTGGACTTGTATAAGTTAAAGTCTATACTAAAATCCCTATAGTTGTTCTTGACTTTTATTGATTATGTATGTATAATAATTACAAAAAATATTGAAAATCAGTGAAGAAGAGGAGTAGGAAAACAAGACATCTAGAGATGGAAACCCTTAGGCTGGAAGGTTCCCTATGATCATTGTTTCTGAAGGTAGCTTCTGAGATGCTAATTTGAAAGCTTACGTAAGTAGATTTGGTCGGGTTATTCCGTTAAAGATTTTTGAGTGTTAGTTTTTAAATGCTAAAAATAGGGTGGTACCGCGAACTAGGTCTTTTCGTCCCTTTAAGGACGAAGGGGCTTTTTTTATTTTCCTTAACAATTAAAACTTCTAGGACAGTTGCAAGATCCAAGTTGCAACTTGCAATCTGGAACTTAGAACTAAAACAGGGGGTGTGTATAGATGGATATTACTATTAGGGCTGTAAAAATGAGTGATGCTACTGATTTGAATGAGATGAGAGTTCAAGATGGAGTAAGAGAAAATACTTTAGGTCTTTTTAGTGAAACAGTCATGAACAGCGAGAATTTTTTGAAAAGTCTTGATGGGGCTTCTCACTTATTGGTGGCAGAGGTTCAAGGGAAGGTAGTAGGTGTTGCTGGACTTAATGTAATGAAGAATCCTAGAAAGAGACATTCATCTAGTCTTGCAATTAGCATAAGAAAGGAATATCAAGGACAAGGTATTGGAAGAAAGCTAATGGAAAGCTTGCTGGATTTATCAGATAATTGG
Proteins encoded in this region:
- the pgsA gene encoding CDP-diacylglycerol--glycerol-3-phosphate 3-phosphatidyltransferase, with protein sequence MNLPNFLTTIRFLLVPLFVYVFFHEGQSNVLYATYIFILAGVTDVLDGYLARKYDLITKWGQAMDPLADKLMLLTVLICFTIKGYLPIWVITIVGLKEILMIIGGLFLYYRKDKVVIPANKFGKMATVVFYIAILYMAFKLPYSIVLIYFAIIFALFALIKYFQNFRELHKKSSD
- a CDS encoding GNAT family N-acetyltransferase; its protein translation is MDITIRAVKMSDATDLNEMRVQDGVRENTLGLFSETVMNSENFLKSLDGASHLLVAEVQGKVVGVAGLNVMKNPRKRHSSSLAISIRKEYQGQGIGRKLMESLLDLSDNWLMLIRVELGVLEGNDRAMNLYKSLGFEVEGKKKYATVRDGKYVDEYLMARYNIPKQFKQK